One Drosophila virilis strain 15010-1051.87 chromosome 5, Dvir_AGI_RSII-ME, whole genome shotgun sequence DNA window includes the following coding sequences:
- the Usp15-31 gene encoding ubiquitin carboxyl-terminal hydrolase 43 isoform X4 encodes MGTKVQQNDDAAAAAPAAEAAATHSNANANATATTTTARAAEAEADAAATASATTTPTQTTTELKSQTLPTHSAAPTQVLIIPAAQASTMATNAAKKIRRAFSMPRNPFRWSRKFKTIAATAGTAADGSSVNVGSASNTAISSCVSGGRGRSGSIVSLSSYEAASDAPIGKDKPNRAATIAVTNNNNNSNGSSSSNNNNNSKRASGQQARVLRRSSFRKFLNRIAQHLSATVNVGANKHGQASMGNGSANGGTERVPPIGGYQWPADQTPGVMGLKNHGNTCFMNAVLQCLSHTDILAEYFVLDQYKADLKRRNKINSRKFGTKGELTEQLANVLKALWTCRNESDHSTSFKAVVDRYGTQFRSSTQHDAQEFLFWLLDKVHEDLNTASKRRYKSIKNSYGRSDEIIAAETLANHIRCNNSFVQAVFQAQFRSSLTCPRCQKQSNTFDPFHCISVQLPQLTQVTIFVTVVFMKQQPRQLKMGLRVPAGSPIVALREQLQETGIAPDRMVLVDLSSEGFTRVFYDTQPVETLSSVENIYCIEVPEVSPAPKASLDAAPADAVEKPTAAASHSTDLLLLVANVHRTTAGAEAGEADGKDVCTRFGAPFSMKAPKDCSYQELQKRMLREMSAILKPEVFSYATPLTDMFKIRLQDPSADPDTYLEQVEHPLLTEMIDMALSVLSSEAGPTHIKLLLEWSTPETHFVQLQSDTDAIVEHESVARLSASKPNDTAALTLEQCLEHYTKAETLSAEDAWRCPHCQQYLPVVKTLGLWSLPDILVVHFKRFRQHQAKGPQAAKLTTMVKFPLTAFDMSPHLARGVRECNGGNGLGHAMEQSNKKSRSGDSRSSTLNSRTEPKDTRYDLYAVCYHQGDTLETGHYTAACKNPYDRRWYKFDDQRVSKVPEVDIEQDIINNEAYMLFYQRRSVDPAAECSGSSSNSGDHWVSRIAPPTSAAAKEKDVATTTTEAPEPVPVAAEKSTAPKAVALPIPIPIVACEIEEEPEDVAAADAKSASAHDLLNIEALAFADADPEMESAPPAELKAEPAAPLSTTSTPQPLPEPENAAVEEADAAQIFAMDEDCPDKQREAAAARETAPTSAATEPASESPTPAEPTTNGHAASSGTSSASSSASSVSSLSPRSLNTSVTAASTLQSKFNGHMTLLNGNATPQLSSSLQLSRHALHNHHCNHNWHGSRSSVSAIESVTQQQQQQQQQQQQQAAAASLSLRHSFSTSSNYKLRDCSETLSSLLRNSANTCSKDTLLFIDQQNHHHTSGLIEDDDDTYMGRSLWISPVTPHKLITVSPKN; translated from the exons ATGGGAACGAAAGTGCAACAAAACGACGACGCTGCCGCCGCAGCGCCAGCGGCAGAAGCGGCCGCCACCCAcagcaacgccaacgccaacgctacagcgacaacaacaacagcaagagcagcagaagcagaggccgatgcagcagcaacagcaagcgcaacaacaacaccaacgcaaacaacaacagagctAAAGTCACAAACGCTGCCCACACATAGCGCAGCGCCGACGCAAGTGTTAATCATTCCTGCCGCCCAGGCTTCCACGATGGCCACAAATGCCGCCAAAAAGATACGACGCGCCTTCTCCATGCCACGCAATCCGTTTCGCTGGTCGCGCAAATTCAAGACGATTGCTGCCACAGCCGGCACAGCTGCCGATGGCAGCAGCGTTAACGTcggcagcgccagcaacaCGGCGATTTCGTCCTGTGTGAGCGGCGGTCGCGgacgcagcggcagcattGTTTCGCTCAGCAGCTATGAGGCGGCCTCTGATGCGCCCATCGGCAAGGACAAGCCAAATAGGGCGGCGACCATTGCAGtcaccaataacaacaacaacagcaacggcagcagcagcagcaacaacaacaacaacagtaaacgTGCGAGCGGGCAACAAGCACGTGTGTTGCGTCGCTCTTCCTTCAGGAAATTTCTTAATCGCATCGCGCAGCATTTAAGCGCAACGGTGAATGTTGGG GCGAATAAACATGGCCAAGCGAGCATGGGAAATGGGAGTGCGAATGGGGGCACGGAACGTGTGCCGCCCATTGGTGGCTATCAATGGCCCGCGGATCAGACGCCCGGCGTGATGGGGCTAAAGAATCATGGCAACACCTGCTTCATGAACGCGGTGCTACAATGCCTCAGCCACACGGACATCCTAGCCGAGTACTTTGTGCTGGATCAGTACAAG GCGGATCTGAAGCGTCGCAACAAGATCAACTCGCGCAAATTTGGCACCAAGGGCGAACTAACCGAGCAGCTGGCCAATGTGCTGAAGGCCTTGTGGACCTGCCGCAACGAGAGCGATCACAGCACCAGCTTCAAGGCGGTCGTCGATCGCTATGGCACACAATTCCGGAGCTCGACGCAGCACGATGCGCAGGAGTTTCTGTTCTGGCTGTTGGACAAGGTGCACGAGGATCTGAATACCGCGAGCAAGCGGCGCTACAAGAGCATCAAG AACTCGTACGGGCGCTCGGATGAGATAATTGCCGCCGAGACCTTGGCGAATCATATACGCTGCAACAATAGCTTTGTGCAGGCCGTGTTTCAGGCACAGTTTCGCTCCTCGCTGACGTGTCCGCGCTGCCAGAAGCAGTCCAATACCTTCGATCCGTTCCACTGCATATCcgtgcagctgccgcagctcaCCCAGGTGACCATCTTTGTGACTGTGGTCTTTATGAAGCAACAGCCGCGCCAGCTCAAGATGGGCTTGCGTGTCCCGGCCGGTTCGCCCATTGTTGCGCTGCGCGAGCAGCTTCAGGAGACGGGCATTGCCCCCGACCGCATGGTGCTGGTGGATCTCAGCTCGGAGGGATTCACACGTGTTTTCTACGACACTCAGCCCGTGGAGACGCTGAGCAGCGTGGAGAACATATACTGCATTGAGGTGCCCGAAGTGAGTCCAGCCCCAAAGGCCTCCTTGGATGCAGCGCCTGCGGATGCCGTAGAAAAGCCGACGGCAGCTGCGTCACATTCCACGGATCTGCTGTTGCTCGTGGCCAATGTGCACAGGACGACGGCAGGAGCGGAAGCGGGCGAGGCTGATGGCAAGGACGTGTGCACGCGCTTTGGTGCACCCTTCAGCATGAAGGCGCCCAAGGATTGCAGCTACCAGGAGCTGCAGAAGCGCATGCTGCGCGAGATGTCCGCAATCCTCAAGCCGGAGGTATTTTCCTATGCAACGCCGTTGACGGATATGTTTAAGATACGTCTCCAGGATCCCTCCGCCGATCCGGATACGTATTTGGAGCAGGTGGAGCATCCGCTGCTCACCGAAATGATCGATATGGCGCTCTCAGTGCTCTCCTCAGAGGCGGGACCCACACACAttaagctgctgctggagtGGAGCACGCCCGAGACGCATTTCGTTCAGCTCCAATCGGATACAGATGCCATCGTGGAGCACGAGAGTGTGGCGCGCCTAAGCGCCAGCAAACCCAACGATACCGCCGCCCTGACGCTGGAGCAATGTCTGGAACATTATACCAAAGCGGAGACGCTCAGTGCGGAGGATGCCTGGCGCTGTCCGCATTGCCAGCAGTATTTGCCCGTGGTCAAGACCCTGGGCCTCTGGTCGCTGCCCGACATTTTGGTTGTGCACTTTAAGCGCTTCCGCCAGCACCAGGCCAAGGGACCGCAGGCGGCCAAACTGACCACCATGGTTAAGTTTCCGCTCACCGCATTCGACATGTCGCCGCATTTGGCCCGCGGCGTGCGCGAGTGCAACGGCGGCAACGGCCTGGGTCATGCCATGGAGCAGTCCAACAAGAAGTCACGCTCTGGCGACTCACGCTCCTCGACGTTGAATTCCCGCACGGAGCCCAAAGATACGCGCTACGATCTGTATGCCGTCTGCTATCATCAGGGCGATACGCTGGAAACGGGCCACTATACGGCAGCCTGCAAGAATCCATATGATCGCCGGTGGTACAAGTTTGACGATCAGCGCGTGAGCAAAGTGCCCGAGGTTGACATTGAGCAGGACATCATCAACAATGAGGCCTATATGCTTTTCTATCAGCGACGCAGCGTCGATCCAGCCGCCGAGTGTTCCGGCTCCAGTTCCAATTCGGGCGATCATTGGGTCTCGCGAATTGCACCGCCCACATCAGCTGCTGCCAAGGAGAAGGACGTTGCGACCACGACCACGGAAGCGCCTGAGCCAGTTCCAGTCGCAGCTGAGAAGTCAACCGCGCCTAAAGCTGTGGCTCTGCCCATTCCCATACCCATTGTTGCTTGCGAAATCGAAGAGGAGCCTGAGG ATGTTGCTGCAGCAGATGCTAAGTCCGCTTCAGCTCACGACCTGCTGAACATTGAGGCATTAGCTTTTGCAGATGCAGATCCCGAGATGGAGTCAGCTCCGCCGGCTGAGTTAAAGGCTGAGCCCGCTGCGCCTTTATCCACGACTTCAACGCCACAGCCGTTGCCTGAACCTGAAAATGCTGCCGTAGAAGAAGCTGATGCCGCGCAAATCTTTGCCATGGACGAAGACTGCCCGGACAAGCAGCGtgaggcagctgctgcacgcGAAACCGCGCCCACCTCGGCGGCCACTGAGCCAGCCAGCGAATCACCAACGCCTGCGGAGCCCACAACAAATGGCCATGCGGCCAGCTCGGGCACATCCTCAGCGTCCAGTTCAGCTTCATCGGTTAGCTCACTCTCGCCACGCTCGCTAAACACCTCCGTGACGGCGGCTAGCACGTTGCAAAGCAAATTCAATGGCCACATGACGCTGCTCAATGGCAATGCGACGCCGCAGTTGTCTTCCAGCCTGCAGCTGTCGCGGCATGCGCTGCACAACCACCACTGCAACCACAATTGGCACGGCTCACGCAGCAGCGTCTCGGCCATCGAGAGTGtcacacagcaacagcagcagcagcagcagcaacaacagcagcaggcggcagcgGCTAGCCTAAGTCTGCGGCACTCATTCTCCACCAGCTCCAATTATAAGTTGCGCGACTGCAGCGAGACGTTGTCTTCGCTGCTGCGCAACTCGGCCAACACGTGCAGCAAGGACACGCTCCTCTTCATAGATCAGCAGAACCATCATCACACGAGCGGCTTGATCGAGGACGATGACGATACGTACATGGGTCGCTCCTTGTGG ATATCGCCCGTTACGCCACATAAGTTAATTACCGTCTCTCCCAAGAATTAA
- the Usp15-31 gene encoding ubiquitin carboxyl-terminal hydrolase 43 isoform X3: MGTKVQQNDDAAAAAPAAEAAATHSNANANATATTTTARAAEAEADAAATASATTTPTQTTTELKSQTLPTHSAAPTQVLIIPAAQASTMATNAAKKIRRAFSMPRNPFRWSRKFKTIAATAGTAADGSSVNVGSASNTAISSCVSGGRGRSGSIVSLSSYEAASDAPIGKDKPNRAATIAVTNNNNNSNGSSSSNNNNNSKRASGQQARVLRRSSFRKFLNRIAQHLSATVNVGANKHGQASMGNGSANGGTERVPPIGGYQWPADQTPGVMGLKNHGNTCFMNAVLQCLSHTDILAEYFVLDQYKADLKRRNKINSRKFGTKGELTEQLANVLKALWTCRNESDHSTSFKAVVDRYGTQFRSSTQHDAQEFLFWLLDKVHEDLNTASKRRYKSIKNLFNTQNSYGRSDEIIAAETLANHIRCNNSFVQAVFQAQFRSSLTCPRCQKQSNTFDPFHCISVQLPQLTQVTIFVTVVFMKQQPRQLKMGLRVPAGSPIVALREQLQETGIAPDRMVLVDLSSEGFTRVFYDTQPVETLSSVENIYCIEVPEVSPAPKASLDAAPADAVEKPTAAASHSTDLLLLVANVHRTTAGAEAGEADGKDVCTRFGAPFSMKAPKDCSYQELQKRMLREMSAILKPEVFSYATPLTDMFKIRLQDPSADPDTYLEQVEHPLLTEMIDMALSVLSSEAGPTHIKLLLEWSTPETHFVQLQSDTDAIVEHESVARLSASKPNDTAALTLEQCLEHYTKAETLSAEDAWRCPHCQQYLPVVKTLGLWSLPDILVVHFKRFRQHQAKGPQAAKLTTMVKFPLTAFDMSPHLARGVRECNGGNGLGHAMEQSNKKSRSGDSRSSTLNSRTEPKDTRYDLYAVCYHQGDTLETGHYTAACKNPYDRRWYKFDDQRVSKVPEVDIEQDIINNEAYMLFYQRRSVDPAAECSGSSSNSGDHWVSRIAPPTSAAAKEKDVATTTTEAPEPVPVAAEKSTAPKAVALPIPIPIVACEIEEEPEDVAAADAKSASAHDLLNIEALAFADADPEMESAPPAELKAEPAAPLSTTSTPQPLPEPENAAVEEADAAQIFAMDEDCPDKQREAAAARETAPTSAATEPASESPTPAEPTTNGHAASSGTSSASSSASSVSSLSPRSLNTSVTAASTLQSKFNGHMTLLNGNATPQLSSSLQLSRHALHNHHCNHNWHGSRSSVSAIESVTQQQQQQQQQQQQQAAAASLSLRHSFSTSSNYKLRDCSETLSSLLRNSANTCSKDTLLFIDQQNHHHTSGLIEDDDDTYMGRSLWISPVTPHKLITVSPKN, from the exons ATGGGAACGAAAGTGCAACAAAACGACGACGCTGCCGCCGCAGCGCCAGCGGCAGAAGCGGCCGCCACCCAcagcaacgccaacgccaacgctacagcgacaacaacaacagcaagagcagcagaagcagaggccgatgcagcagcaacagcaagcgcaacaacaacaccaacgcaaacaacaacagagctAAAGTCACAAACGCTGCCCACACATAGCGCAGCGCCGACGCAAGTGTTAATCATTCCTGCCGCCCAGGCTTCCACGATGGCCACAAATGCCGCCAAAAAGATACGACGCGCCTTCTCCATGCCACGCAATCCGTTTCGCTGGTCGCGCAAATTCAAGACGATTGCTGCCACAGCCGGCACAGCTGCCGATGGCAGCAGCGTTAACGTcggcagcgccagcaacaCGGCGATTTCGTCCTGTGTGAGCGGCGGTCGCGgacgcagcggcagcattGTTTCGCTCAGCAGCTATGAGGCGGCCTCTGATGCGCCCATCGGCAAGGACAAGCCAAATAGGGCGGCGACCATTGCAGtcaccaataacaacaacaacagcaacggcagcagcagcagcaacaacaacaacaacagtaaacgTGCGAGCGGGCAACAAGCACGTGTGTTGCGTCGCTCTTCCTTCAGGAAATTTCTTAATCGCATCGCGCAGCATTTAAGCGCAACGGTGAATGTTGGG GCGAATAAACATGGCCAAGCGAGCATGGGAAATGGGAGTGCGAATGGGGGCACGGAACGTGTGCCGCCCATTGGTGGCTATCAATGGCCCGCGGATCAGACGCCCGGCGTGATGGGGCTAAAGAATCATGGCAACACCTGCTTCATGAACGCGGTGCTACAATGCCTCAGCCACACGGACATCCTAGCCGAGTACTTTGTGCTGGATCAGTACAAG GCGGATCTGAAGCGTCGCAACAAGATCAACTCGCGCAAATTTGGCACCAAGGGCGAACTAACCGAGCAGCTGGCCAATGTGCTGAAGGCCTTGTGGACCTGCCGCAACGAGAGCGATCACAGCACCAGCTTCAAGGCGGTCGTCGATCGCTATGGCACACAATTCCGGAGCTCGACGCAGCACGATGCGCAGGAGTTTCTGTTCTGGCTGTTGGACAAGGTGCACGAGGATCTGAATACCGCGAGCAAGCGGCGCTACAAGAGCATCAAG AATTTGTTCAACACACAGAACTCGTACGGGCGCTCGGATGAGATAATTGCCGCCGAGACCTTGGCGAATCATATACGCTGCAACAATAGCTTTGTGCAGGCCGTGTTTCAGGCACAGTTTCGCTCCTCGCTGACGTGTCCGCGCTGCCAGAAGCAGTCCAATACCTTCGATCCGTTCCACTGCATATCcgtgcagctgccgcagctcaCCCAGGTGACCATCTTTGTGACTGTGGTCTTTATGAAGCAACAGCCGCGCCAGCTCAAGATGGGCTTGCGTGTCCCGGCCGGTTCGCCCATTGTTGCGCTGCGCGAGCAGCTTCAGGAGACGGGCATTGCCCCCGACCGCATGGTGCTGGTGGATCTCAGCTCGGAGGGATTCACACGTGTTTTCTACGACACTCAGCCCGTGGAGACGCTGAGCAGCGTGGAGAACATATACTGCATTGAGGTGCCCGAAGTGAGTCCAGCCCCAAAGGCCTCCTTGGATGCAGCGCCTGCGGATGCCGTAGAAAAGCCGACGGCAGCTGCGTCACATTCCACGGATCTGCTGTTGCTCGTGGCCAATGTGCACAGGACGACGGCAGGAGCGGAAGCGGGCGAGGCTGATGGCAAGGACGTGTGCACGCGCTTTGGTGCACCCTTCAGCATGAAGGCGCCCAAGGATTGCAGCTACCAGGAGCTGCAGAAGCGCATGCTGCGCGAGATGTCCGCAATCCTCAAGCCGGAGGTATTTTCCTATGCAACGCCGTTGACGGATATGTTTAAGATACGTCTCCAGGATCCCTCCGCCGATCCGGATACGTATTTGGAGCAGGTGGAGCATCCGCTGCTCACCGAAATGATCGATATGGCGCTCTCAGTGCTCTCCTCAGAGGCGGGACCCACACACAttaagctgctgctggagtGGAGCACGCCCGAGACGCATTTCGTTCAGCTCCAATCGGATACAGATGCCATCGTGGAGCACGAGAGTGTGGCGCGCCTAAGCGCCAGCAAACCCAACGATACCGCCGCCCTGACGCTGGAGCAATGTCTGGAACATTATACCAAAGCGGAGACGCTCAGTGCGGAGGATGCCTGGCGCTGTCCGCATTGCCAGCAGTATTTGCCCGTGGTCAAGACCCTGGGCCTCTGGTCGCTGCCCGACATTTTGGTTGTGCACTTTAAGCGCTTCCGCCAGCACCAGGCCAAGGGACCGCAGGCGGCCAAACTGACCACCATGGTTAAGTTTCCGCTCACCGCATTCGACATGTCGCCGCATTTGGCCCGCGGCGTGCGCGAGTGCAACGGCGGCAACGGCCTGGGTCATGCCATGGAGCAGTCCAACAAGAAGTCACGCTCTGGCGACTCACGCTCCTCGACGTTGAATTCCCGCACGGAGCCCAAAGATACGCGCTACGATCTGTATGCCGTCTGCTATCATCAGGGCGATACGCTGGAAACGGGCCACTATACGGCAGCCTGCAAGAATCCATATGATCGCCGGTGGTACAAGTTTGACGATCAGCGCGTGAGCAAAGTGCCCGAGGTTGACATTGAGCAGGACATCATCAACAATGAGGCCTATATGCTTTTCTATCAGCGACGCAGCGTCGATCCAGCCGCCGAGTGTTCCGGCTCCAGTTCCAATTCGGGCGATCATTGGGTCTCGCGAATTGCACCGCCCACATCAGCTGCTGCCAAGGAGAAGGACGTTGCGACCACGACCACGGAAGCGCCTGAGCCAGTTCCAGTCGCAGCTGAGAAGTCAACCGCGCCTAAAGCTGTGGCTCTGCCCATTCCCATACCCATTGTTGCTTGCGAAATCGAAGAGGAGCCTGAGG ATGTTGCTGCAGCAGATGCTAAGTCCGCTTCAGCTCACGACCTGCTGAACATTGAGGCATTAGCTTTTGCAGATGCAGATCCCGAGATGGAGTCAGCTCCGCCGGCTGAGTTAAAGGCTGAGCCCGCTGCGCCTTTATCCACGACTTCAACGCCACAGCCGTTGCCTGAACCTGAAAATGCTGCCGTAGAAGAAGCTGATGCCGCGCAAATCTTTGCCATGGACGAAGACTGCCCGGACAAGCAGCGtgaggcagctgctgcacgcGAAACCGCGCCCACCTCGGCGGCCACTGAGCCAGCCAGCGAATCACCAACGCCTGCGGAGCCCACAACAAATGGCCATGCGGCCAGCTCGGGCACATCCTCAGCGTCCAGTTCAGCTTCATCGGTTAGCTCACTCTCGCCACGCTCGCTAAACACCTCCGTGACGGCGGCTAGCACGTTGCAAAGCAAATTCAATGGCCACATGACGCTGCTCAATGGCAATGCGACGCCGCAGTTGTCTTCCAGCCTGCAGCTGTCGCGGCATGCGCTGCACAACCACCACTGCAACCACAATTGGCACGGCTCACGCAGCAGCGTCTCGGCCATCGAGAGTGtcacacagcaacagcagcagcagcagcagcaacaacagcagcaggcggcagcgGCTAGCCTAAGTCTGCGGCACTCATTCTCCACCAGCTCCAATTATAAGTTGCGCGACTGCAGCGAGACGTTGTCTTCGCTGCTGCGCAACTCGGCCAACACGTGCAGCAAGGACACGCTCCTCTTCATAGATCAGCAGAACCATCATCACACGAGCGGCTTGATCGAGGACGATGACGATACGTACATGGGTCGCTCCTTGTGG ATATCGCCCGTTACGCCACATAAGTTAATTACCGTCTCTCCCAAGAATTAA